The proteins below are encoded in one region of Pontibacter deserti:
- a CDS encoding quinone oxidoreductase family protein — translation MKAIYLEAINSPFVLIEKEKPVAGPGEAVVQVKAAALNHRDVWIQYGRYFTKDYPAILGSDGAGIVTEVGEGVDKSWMGKEVILDPSTDWGDNPRAQGQTYKVLGMPEDGAFAEYVKVRATNLHQKPEHLSFEEAAALPLAGVTAYRAMFTKCDLKAGEKVLVTGAGGGVALFAVQFAVAAGAEVWVTSGSDEKIEAAKRLGATGGINYKKENWGKELKSIAGGFDVSIDGAAGEGFVQLIKLAKPGGRIGIYGGTTGMIGQLNPAEIFWKQLAIHGSTMGTNEDFAELVAFVREKQVKPVVDSVFPLEQTEEAMRYMEAGKQFGKIVITVS, via the coding sequence ATGAAAGCAATATACCTTGAAGCAATAAATTCCCCGTTCGTACTTATTGAGAAAGAGAAACCTGTTGCTGGCCCCGGTGAAGCTGTGGTACAGGTTAAAGCTGCAGCCCTAAATCACCGCGACGTATGGATACAGTATGGCCGCTACTTTACAAAAGATTACCCGGCTATACTTGGCTCGGACGGGGCAGGTATAGTTACCGAAGTAGGAGAGGGTGTAGATAAAAGCTGGATGGGCAAAGAAGTTATACTTGATCCATCTACGGATTGGGGCGATAACCCGCGGGCGCAGGGGCAGACCTATAAGGTATTGGGCATGCCTGAAGATGGGGCATTTGCCGAATATGTAAAAGTACGCGCTACCAACCTGCACCAAAAGCCGGAGCATCTGAGTTTTGAAGAAGCTGCTGCCTTGCCACTGGCGGGTGTAACTGCTTATCGTGCCATGTTTACTAAATGTGATTTAAAGGCAGGTGAGAAAGTGCTGGTAACCGGAGCAGGAGGTGGGGTAGCCTTGTTTGCTGTGCAGTTTGCCGTAGCCGCCGGGGCCGAAGTATGGGTAACCTCAGGCTCAGACGAAAAAATTGAGGCTGCTAAACGCCTGGGTGCAACCGGGGGAATAAACTATAAAAAAGAGAACTGGGGCAAAGAGCTGAAAAGTATAGCTGGCGGATTTGATGTAAGTATAGACGGTGCTGCCGGCGAAGGATTTGTGCAATTGATAAAACTGGCTAAGCCAGGCGGAAGAATAGGTATATATGGTGGCACAACCGGTATGATCGGGCAACTAAACCCTGCAGAGATTTTCTGGAAACAACTGGCCATACACGGCAGCACCATGGGCACTAACGAGGATTTTGCTGAACTGGTAGCCTTTGTGCGAGAGAAGCAAGTAAAGCCGGTAGTAGATTCCGTTTTCCCGCTGGAGCAGACTGAAGAAGCCATGCGCTATATGGAAGCAGGCAAGCAGTTCGGGAAGATTGTTATCACCGTTAGTTAA
- a CDS encoding RagB/SusD family nutrient uptake outer membrane protein, with product MKRYINIIKYKPVMALLVMVLFLPACEIDDIPDPNNPTTESVLVNATVDDLNNIVVGTEAGMRNFLGTYYENVGVIGREHYRLSNSDPRFLSDLLGGENAILDANTFYTTNPWAGRYRVVKNANVLIASANNTTLISEEERQGYMGFAKTIKAHQLLMNLTMMYEPGIRLDVGDPDNLGPFVEREAALDSIALLLDEGAEHIASAGELFPFTLSLGFGDPEVDDDFETPAGFLQFNRALAARVAVYREEFDEALELLEDSFLTLNNDFDRGVYHIFSSASGDILNPLYIAQNESGEIRIAHPSFIEDISPNDDRRSKVSKREEAAEQSDVGGEYDVFVYTTRTAPIPVIRNEELILIYAEANIQTGNFPEAVRAINIIRQGHGLTPYVGALTEEALIDEMLEQRRFSLYFEGHRWVDMRRYNRLNELPIDRPGDDVWTTFPKPFIEEAF from the coding sequence ATGAAAAGATATATAAACATTATAAAGTATAAGCCGGTGATGGCGCTCCTGGTAATGGTGCTGTTTCTGCCTGCCTGTGAGATAGACGACATCCCTGACCCGAATAACCCAACAACAGAATCGGTACTCGTAAATGCCACTGTTGATGATTTGAACAACATAGTAGTAGGTACGGAAGCTGGTATGCGTAACTTTCTGGGTACTTATTATGAGAACGTAGGTGTTATCGGGCGTGAGCATTATCGTTTGTCTAATTCAGACCCCCGTTTCCTGTCAGATCTTCTTGGTGGAGAAAATGCCATTCTGGACGCGAACACTTTTTATACCACCAACCCATGGGCAGGTCGCTACAGAGTGGTGAAAAATGCCAATGTGCTGATTGCATCTGCAAACAACACTACTTTGATTTCGGAAGAAGAACGACAAGGATATATGGGGTTTGCTAAAACTATAAAAGCACACCAGTTGCTCATGAACCTGACCATGATGTATGAGCCTGGTATAAGGTTAGATGTAGGAGATCCTGATAACCTGGGGCCTTTTGTAGAAAGAGAAGCTGCACTTGATTCTATAGCGCTATTGTTAGATGAAGGAGCTGAACATATTGCAAGTGCCGGAGAATTATTTCCGTTTACTTTGTCATTAGGATTTGGAGACCCTGAAGTTGATGATGATTTTGAAACACCAGCCGGATTTTTACAGTTTAACCGTGCCCTTGCTGCACGGGTAGCTGTTTACCGGGAAGAGTTTGACGAAGCTCTGGAGTTGCTTGAAGATTCATTTTTAACACTAAATAATGATTTTGACAGAGGCGTGTATCATATCTTCAGTTCCGCATCTGGCGACATTTTAAACCCACTTTATATTGCACAAAATGAGTCAGGAGAGATACGAATAGCACATCCGAGCTTTATAGAAGATATTTCTCCAAACGACGATAGGCGTTCTAAAGTATCTAAAAGGGAGGAAGCTGCTGAGCAAAGTGATGTGGGTGGAGAATATGATGTGTTTGTATATACAACAAGAACTGCCCCAATCCCGGTTATACGTAACGAAGAGCTGATTTTGATTTATGCCGAAGCTAATATACAAACAGGCAATTTCCCGGAAGCTGTAAGAGCGATCAATATTATACGTCAGGGCCATGGCTTAACGCCTTATGTAGGTGCCCTTACAGAAGAAGCTCTGATTGATGAGATGCTGGAGCAACGCCGCTTCTCGTTGTACTTTGAAGGGCACCGTTGGGTAGACATGCGTCGTTACAATCGCTTAAATGAATTACCGATCGACCGTCCTGGTGATGATGTATGGACTACTTTTCCGAAGCCGTTCATTGAGGAAGCCTTCTAG
- a CDS encoding S9 family peptidase, which produces MKNLKPAAACIGTLLSASLVVGTGCSPSNTSTGTAATTTTTTEQATTAAAVPQPPVARKVPKELTTHGHTRTDNYYWLNERENPDVIAYLNAENEYTKQMMADTEDLQEKLFKEIVGRIKQTDESVPYKKNGYYYYTRFEAGKEYPIYARKKGSMQAAEEVMLNANERAEGLGYYSASGMNVSPNNRLVAFGEDTVSRRQYTIRFKDLQTGKILADRIPNTTGGAVWANDNKTVFYTMKDPALRSFKIFRHTLGTPSSQDKEVFHEGDETFSTFVYKTKSDKYIIIGSSSTVSQEYRYVDASNPTANFKVIQPRERGLEYDVDHFGDSFYIRTNKDGATNFKLMKTPVGKTTKTNWKEVIPHRADTFLEATEIFKDYLVLQERKNGLTQLRIKKWNDPKTDYYVDFGEEAYTASIGINPDFDSKVLRYNYSSLTTPVSTYDYNMETKQKTLLKEQEVVGDFNKNNYESKRIYATAKDGTKIPISLVYRKGLQLNGNNPTLLYAYGSYGISMNPGFNSGRLSLLDRGFVYAIAHIRGGQEMGRQWYEEGKMMKKKNTFTDFIDASEFLIQQKYTNPDKLFAQGGSAGGLLMGAIVNMRPDLYKGVHAAVPFVDVVTTMLDTSIPLTTGEFDEWGNPAEKPAYDYMLSYSPYDNVEKKEYPNMLVTTGLHDSQVQYFEPAKWVAKLREMKTDNNMLLLQTNMEAGHGGASGRFRPYRETALQYAFFLKLAGIKE; this is translated from the coding sequence ATGAAGAACCTGAAACCTGCAGCCGCCTGTATTGGTACGCTGCTTTCGGCGTCGCTGGTAGTTGGTACCGGTTGCTCACCAAGCAATACCAGTACTGGCACCGCTGCAACAACAACTACCACCACGGAGCAGGCCACTACTGCCGCAGCCGTACCACAGCCGCCTGTTGCCAGAAAAGTACCTAAAGAGCTTACCACCCACGGCCACACGCGTACCGATAACTACTATTGGCTGAACGAGCGCGAAAACCCAGATGTGATCGCTTACCTGAATGCGGAGAACGAGTACACCAAACAGATGATGGCAGACACAGAAGATCTGCAGGAAAAGCTGTTCAAGGAAATTGTAGGCCGTATCAAGCAGACAGACGAATCGGTGCCATACAAAAAGAATGGTTACTATTACTACACCCGCTTTGAGGCTGGCAAAGAGTACCCGATCTACGCCCGCAAAAAAGGCAGTATGCAGGCCGCCGAAGAAGTAATGCTGAATGCCAACGAACGTGCAGAAGGCCTGGGTTATTACTCGGCATCAGGCATGAATGTAAGCCCTAACAACAGATTGGTTGCCTTTGGGGAAGATACCGTAAGTCGCCGCCAGTACACCATCCGCTTTAAAGACCTGCAGACAGGCAAGATATTAGCAGACCGAATACCTAACACTACCGGTGGAGCTGTATGGGCCAACGATAACAAAACCGTGTTCTATACCATGAAAGATCCGGCCCTGCGTTCGTTTAAGATCTTCCGCCATACTTTAGGTACGCCATCCTCTCAGGATAAGGAAGTGTTTCATGAAGGAGATGAGACTTTCAGCACGTTTGTATATAAAACCAAGTCAGACAAGTACATCATTATCGGTTCCAGCAGCACGGTTTCACAGGAGTACCGCTATGTAGATGCCTCTAACCCTACCGCTAATTTTAAAGTGATACAGCCGCGCGAGCGTGGCCTGGAGTATGATGTGGACCACTTCGGCGACAGCTTCTACATCCGGACAAACAAGGATGGTGCGACTAACTTTAAGCTGATGAAAACCCCGGTTGGCAAAACTACAAAAACAAACTGGAAAGAAGTGATACCGCACCGTGCCGATACATTTCTGGAAGCTACGGAGATCTTTAAAGATTACCTGGTACTGCAGGAGCGTAAGAACGGCCTAACCCAACTGCGCATTAAAAAGTGGAACGACCCTAAAACCGACTACTATGTTGACTTTGGGGAAGAAGCTTATACAGCCAGCATCGGCATCAATCCTGACTTCGACAGCAAAGTGTTACGCTACAACTATAGCTCGCTTACCACACCAGTATCTACTTACGACTATAACATGGAGACGAAGCAGAAAACCCTGCTGAAGGAACAGGAAGTTGTAGGCGATTTTAACAAGAACAACTACGAATCAAAACGCATATATGCCACTGCAAAAGACGGCACTAAAATTCCGATCTCGCTGGTTTACCGCAAAGGCCTGCAGCTGAATGGCAACAACCCTACGCTGCTATACGCTTATGGTTCTTACGGCATCAGCATGAACCCTGGTTTTAACTCCGGTCGCCTTAGCCTGTTAGACAGAGGTTTTGTGTACGCTATTGCTCACATTCGTGGTGGCCAGGAAATGGGCCGCCAGTGGTACGAAGAGGGTAAAATGATGAAGAAAAAGAACACCTTCACAGACTTTATAGATGCTTCTGAATTCCTGATACAGCAGAAGTATACTAACCCGGATAAACTATTTGCACAGGGCGGTAGCGCCGGCGGCTTGTTGATGGGTGCTATAGTAAACATGCGTCCTGATCTATATAAAGGTGTACACGCAGCCGTACCGTTCGTGGATGTTGTAACGACTATGTTGGATACCAGTATTCCGTTAACGACCGGTGAGTTTGATGAATGGGGTAACCCGGCTGAAAAACCAGCTTACGACTACATGCTGTCTTACTCGCCTTATGATAACGTGGAGAAAAAAGAATACCCGAACATGCTGGTAACCACCGGCCTCCACGACTCGCAGGTACAGTACTTTGAGCCAGCCAAGTGGGTAGCTAAACTCCGCGAAATGAAGACTGATAACAATATGCTGTTGCTGCAGACCAACATGGAGGCAGGCCACGGGGGTGCATCAGGTCGTTTCCGTCCGTACCGCGAAACAGCCTTGCAATATGCCTTCTTCCTGAAACTGGCAGGTATAAAAGAGTAA
- a CDS encoding SusC/RagA family TonB-linked outer membrane protein, whose translation MKKNYPLKLLALLLWLVPFAMYGQTTVSGKVTDAGSGTALPGVGVVVVGTTTGTSTDVNGNYTITLPADNGRLTFSFLGYVSRTVNVTPAVTKLDVQLQQKTTSLNEVIVTGLATTVKRTNAANAVSTINSREITGTTTPQTMDAAISGKLVGANVVSNSGAPGGGIAMKLRGITSIFGNAQPLYVIDGIIVDNSSISAGLNVVTAAANQGNASNQDNPSNRIADINPDDIESIEVLKGASAAAIYGSLAAAGVVIINTKRGTVGKTLVDISQDIGFTEAANLLGMRTFTEARVDSTYGANFVPLFVQARDAGRLIDYEEELYGNTGMLYNTRLNVRGGNERTQFYVGGLIQDEEGIIERTGYEKKALRFNLDHEISKRFDFSLSTNYINSTASRGLTNNDNEGVSFGVALSSTPSFVDLFKDENGLYPNNPLAASNFIQTRDLMTNDENTDRFLGGVTLNTNLYTTATSNTKLVIRAGLDFYNLKTIAIFPRILQFERNGNQGTSIQGNNYNLNTNYAAFLVNNLSLNENNLNFTTTIGATRENFNQDQVLTIATQLIGSQTNLDQSSSVAVDQTQLPVRNKGLFFQEEVNYRDRIIATAGLRLDKSSNNADVNEFVGFPKFSVALNLANFDFWEYEKLSMLKLRAAYGEAGGFPPFGAKYTSFSPFNIGGSPGIIVPIQRGNADIKQERQKEFETGVDVGLIGDKVVLEATYYSKTVSDLILVQNVPSSSGFSTRVVNAGELRNRGVELALNVTPFDLPGFKWDAKTSFWDNNSEITELNVPAFPLGAFGNSLGTFFIEEGASATQIKGIKDGEVVVLGDAAPDFQMNFHNFFTIKQNLTFSFLLHWKEGGDNINLTQLLTDLGGTSFDYDDDDDGDGITNAEERIGALGSSAEPFVQDASYLRLREIGLYYSVPSSFLEGNFSGIVRQARIGVSATNLFTITDYDGYDPEVSNFGGNGLSTGVDVTPYPSSKRYNLHFTIGF comes from the coding sequence ATGAAGAAAAATTACCCACTTAAGCTATTAGCGTTACTGCTCTGGCTGGTGCCGTTTGCTATGTATGGGCAGACCACCGTTAGCGGTAAAGTAACAGATGCTGGCTCTGGCACGGCCCTGCCGGGTGTAGGTGTAGTGGTAGTTGGTACTACAACCGGTACCAGCACCGATGTAAACGGTAACTATACTATTACACTGCCAGCAGATAACGGAAGACTCACCTTCTCTTTTCTTGGTTATGTATCCCGTACCGTAAACGTAACACCTGCAGTTACAAAACTAGATGTGCAACTACAGCAGAAAACTACCAGCCTGAACGAAGTAATTGTAACAGGTTTGGCAACAACTGTGAAACGGACAAATGCTGCGAATGCTGTATCAACTATAAACAGCCGCGAAATAACCGGTACTACTACACCTCAGACCATGGACGCGGCGATTAGTGGCAAACTGGTTGGTGCCAATGTGGTTTCCAACTCTGGTGCGCCAGGTGGTGGTATAGCCATGAAGTTACGCGGTATTACATCCATATTTGGTAATGCGCAGCCGCTATATGTTATCGATGGTATCATAGTAGATAACTCCAGTATCTCAGCCGGATTAAACGTGGTAACTGCAGCCGCTAACCAGGGAAATGCCTCTAACCAAGATAACCCTTCTAACCGCATTGCAGATATTAACCCAGATGATATTGAAAGTATAGAAGTATTGAAAGGGGCCTCAGCGGCTGCCATTTATGGTTCTCTGGCTGCTGCAGGTGTTGTAATTATAAACACAAAACGTGGTACCGTAGGTAAAACGCTGGTCGATATCTCACAGGATATAGGTTTTACCGAAGCGGCTAATTTATTAGGTATGCGGACTTTTACCGAGGCTCGCGTTGACTCTACCTATGGTGCTAATTTTGTTCCTTTGTTTGTGCAGGCTCGCGATGCCGGACGCCTGATAGATTATGAAGAAGAGCTGTATGGAAATACCGGAATGCTTTATAATACACGCCTGAATGTAAGAGGCGGGAATGAAAGAACTCAGTTTTATGTAGGCGGCCTGATACAGGATGAAGAAGGTATTATAGAACGTACTGGCTATGAAAAAAAGGCACTACGCTTTAACCTGGATCATGAGATTTCTAAAAGATTTGACTTTAGTTTAAGCACTAACTACATCAACTCTACTGCATCGCGTGGTTTAACCAACAACGATAACGAAGGTGTTTCTTTTGGAGTTGCGTTGTCTAGTACCCCAAGCTTTGTTGATTTGTTCAAAGATGAGAATGGCCTGTATCCGAATAACCCATTGGCGGCTTCAAATTTCATACAAACACGAGACCTGATGACCAATGACGAAAATACAGACCGGTTTCTGGGTGGCGTTACTTTAAATACAAACCTTTATACTACTGCTACAAGTAACACAAAACTGGTTATCAGAGCAGGTCTGGATTTCTATAACCTTAAAACTATAGCTATTTTCCCTAGAATTCTTCAGTTCGAACGGAACGGTAACCAGGGTACATCTATACAAGGTAACAACTATAACCTTAATACCAATTATGCTGCCTTCCTGGTAAATAACCTGTCTTTGAACGAGAATAACCTGAATTTTACCACAACAATTGGTGCTACCCGCGAAAACTTTAACCAGGACCAGGTACTAACTATAGCCACTCAGCTTATAGGTTCCCAGACAAATCTGGACCAGTCAAGTTCTGTAGCAGTAGACCAGACACAACTTCCGGTTCGTAACAAAGGCTTGTTCTTTCAGGAAGAAGTAAATTACAGAGACCGTATCATTGCAACCGCTGGTTTACGCCTCGATAAGTCATCCAATAATGCAGATGTAAATGAATTTGTTGGGTTCCCTAAATTCTCGGTGGCACTAAACTTAGCAAACTTCGACTTCTGGGAATATGAAAAACTAAGTATGCTGAAACTGCGGGCGGCTTATGGTGAGGCAGGTGGTTTCCCGCCGTTCGGTGCTAAGTATACTTCGTTCTCACCATTCAATATTGGAGGTAGCCCTGGTATTATAGTTCCAATACAACGCGGAAATGCAGATATTAAACAAGAGCGGCAGAAAGAATTTGAGACCGGTGTAGACGTAGGTTTGATAGGTGACAAAGTAGTGTTGGAAGCTACTTATTACTCAAAAACAGTTTCGGATCTGATCCTGGTGCAGAACGTTCCAAGTTCGTCAGGTTTTTCGACTCGTGTTGTAAACGCAGGCGAACTGCGCAACCGTGGTGTAGAATTGGCACTTAATGTTACACCTTTCGATCTGCCTGGTTTTAAATGGGATGCAAAGACCAGTTTCTGGGATAATAACTCAGAGATTACAGAATTGAATGTACCTGCCTTCCCGTTAGGTGCCTTCGGTAACTCATTAGGCACATTTTTTATTGAAGAAGGTGCCTCTGCCACCCAGATAAAAGGTATAAAAGATGGAGAGGTAGTAGTACTTGGTGATGCTGCTCCGGATTTTCAGATGAACTTCCACAACTTCTTTACTATAAAGCAGAACCTGACCTTCTCGTTCCTGTTGCACTGGAAAGAAGGTGGCGATAACATTAACCTTACCCAGCTCCTGACAGACCTTGGCGGTACCTCCTTTGATTACGACGACGACGATGATGGTGATGGTATAACTAATGCAGAAGAACGTATCGGAGCTTTAGGTTCAAGTGCTGAGCCATTTGTGCAGGATGCATCTTATCTGCGCCTGCGTGAGATCGGACTTTATTATTCAGTACCATCCTCTTTTCTGGAGGGTAACTTCAGTGGTATTGTTCGTCAGGCACGTATCGGTGTATCGGCCACTAACCTGTTTACTATCACAGACTATGATGGCTATGATCCGGAGGTATCTAACTTTGGTGGCAACGGCCTTTCAACAGGTGTAGATGTTACACCTTACCCGTCATCAAAAAGATATAACCTGCATTTCACAATTGGCTTCTAA
- a CDS encoding CDGSH iron-sulfur domain-containing protein: MSNTKITVNSNGSLRIEGDFEIVDKEGNVYGLGGRTLVSICRCGLSKNKPFCDGSHKGHFEHDAQAFDLPEKKQ; the protein is encoded by the coding sequence ATGTCGAACACAAAAATAACAGTAAACAGCAACGGCTCTTTAAGAATAGAGGGCGACTTTGAAATAGTTGATAAAGAAGGAAACGTATACGGATTAGGTGGACGCACTCTGGTATCTATTTGCCGCTGTGGGTTATCTAAAAATAAACCTTTCTGCGACGGCTCCCACAAAGGACATTTTGAACATGATGCACAGGCGTTTGACCTGCCTGAGAAAAAGCAGTAA
- a CDS encoding acyl-CoA-binding protein, with protein MATQQEFESAVERSKTLTERPSNDVLLQLYALYKQGSEGDVNTERPGGFDFKNIAKWDAWKKLQGKSQDEAIAEYVQLVNELASK; from the coding sequence ATGGCTACACAACAGGAATTTGAAAGCGCAGTAGAGCGCTCTAAAACGTTAACCGAGCGTCCGTCTAACGACGTGTTGCTGCAACTATACGCATTATACAAGCAAGGCTCGGAAGGAGATGTAAATACAGAACGCCCTGGTGGTTTCGACTTTAAGAACATAGCGAAGTGGGACGCCTGGAAAAAACTGCAGGGCAAGAGCCAGGATGAAGCAATAGCCGAATATGTACAGCTTGTAAACGAACTGGCATCAAAATAA
- a CDS encoding putative signal transducing protein, whose protein sequence is MPERLVTIAAFNEPTEAHIMKGRLEAEGILCFLSDEHIVGAQPFYSVAVGGVKLKVTEQDEEEARAVMARIQGGDSEFLLDDNIELAPPMQEHVVATTCPQCGSDHIAEEKYNKTVFSLSYLLFGFPLPFLSHKYRCYNCGHTWK, encoded by the coding sequence ATGCCGGAACGCTTAGTAACCATTGCCGCTTTTAACGAACCTACCGAGGCCCATATCATGAAAGGGCGCCTGGAAGCGGAAGGTATACTTTGCTTTCTGAGTGATGAGCATATAGTGGGTGCTCAGCCATTTTACTCTGTGGCTGTTGGTGGTGTAAAGCTAAAAGTTACGGAACAAGACGAAGAAGAAGCACGCGCAGTAATGGCCCGCATACAAGGTGGCGACAGTGAGTTTTTATTAGATGATAACATAGAACTGGCTCCACCCATGCAGGAACATGTGGTAGCTACAACGTGCCCCCAGTGTGGCTCTGATCATATTGCAGAAGAAAAGTATAATAAAACCGTATTCTCGCTGAGTTACCTGCTATTTGGTTTTCCGTTGCCCTTCCTGAGCCACAAGTACAGGTGCTACAATTGCGGCCATACCTGGAAATAA
- a CDS encoding GAF domain-containing protein: MSNSRSSFHETVVSITNKDEIILSADKFPFKTSLSFSPLIAYWEKKVITDTSCNISRVQELTALLRQAPALLQPVDDAALIEQHIKTIDILMEDIFPSALWESDLRATALPFHFDSFYATPRLEELQLLNGGNYTEKLNLDPKTLLFRLTLSAYTIILEKFYKANFQVDQPLIFTIKDKFTQLERHYKLSTDLKFMDVRLKGELKKLKPQEINFLINRYNNLDLWMQKLPPENFEFTGFAIYDFTDVTMEETISALRYDLLEQSSINSAESFRTLQQKLRVLFGLPGIKLGLASCPAMQEFNTTYARKIWHGLVLTQDCDLQMEDLRGTIYEPVIKYGHTIIVEDLKLSSTPSKIEKLLLDKGIRNLIIAPLQYEGRIIGLLEVASHIPGELNALSMIRLKDVLPLFALGMHRGLEELRNSIQNIIKEKYTAIHPIVEWRFTQAAINFLEKMELNSTAEIEPIVFRDIYPLYGVSDVRSSATERNKAIQGDLLEQLVLAKEVILAAKDNLPLTILDELIFKIDKFSQNIVSELGSDDEAQVLDFLRTEVESLFNYFLKNNPVTEPAIIRYKEAIANPYNVVYNKRRAYEESLYMINETISTFLDREEEKAQTIFPHYFEKYKTDGLEYNIYIGASLLNGGNFERIYLKNMRLWQLMLTCEIARRIQNLRAALKLPLEIAQLILVHSDPISIRFRLDERKFDVEGASNIRYEIIKKRLDKATVRDTDERLTQPGKIAIVYTQQKEAAEYLRYIEFLQSEGYIEEEVEMLEVEEMQGVQGLRAIRVKVSFKEQLRHDIDSGDELLTIAQSASLN, translated from the coding sequence ATGAGCAACTCAAGAAGCAGTTTCCATGAAACCGTTGTTTCTATTACCAACAAAGATGAGATTATTCTGAGTGCGGATAAGTTTCCATTCAAGACTTCACTCAGTTTTTCTCCACTCATTGCTTATTGGGAGAAGAAAGTTATTACAGATACAAGCTGTAATATATCGCGTGTGCAGGAACTGACAGCATTATTAAGACAAGCACCTGCCCTGCTGCAACCTGTTGACGACGCTGCTCTTATTGAGCAGCACATTAAAACCATAGATATCTTAATGGAAGATATTTTTCCGAGTGCTCTCTGGGAAAGCGATTTGCGTGCAACAGCGCTTCCATTCCATTTTGATAGCTTTTATGCTACTCCACGTCTGGAAGAACTCCAACTGCTTAATGGCGGCAACTATACCGAAAAGCTTAATTTAGATCCTAAAACGCTTCTTTTCAGACTTACGCTTTCTGCCTATACTATCATTTTAGAGAAATTTTATAAAGCGAATTTCCAGGTAGATCAGCCTCTGATCTTTACTATAAAAGATAAATTCACGCAGTTAGAGCGCCATTATAAATTGAGCACAGACCTTAAGTTTATGGATGTAAGACTGAAAGGTGAACTAAAGAAACTGAAGCCTCAGGAAATAAATTTCCTGATAAACCGGTACAACAACCTGGACCTCTGGATGCAGAAACTGCCGCCTGAAAACTTCGAATTTACAGGGTTTGCTATCTATGATTTTACAGATGTAACCATGGAAGAAACCATTTCTGCCCTGCGTTACGACCTGCTGGAACAAAGCTCTATTAATTCTGCCGAGAGTTTCCGCACTTTACAACAAAAGCTGCGGGTACTGTTTGGCTTGCCAGGTATAAAGTTAGGGCTGGCCTCCTGCCCTGCCATGCAGGAATTTAATACCACGTATGCCCGCAAAATCTGGCACGGCCTTGTGCTGACACAGGATTGCGACCTGCAAATGGAAGACCTGCGCGGCACTATTTATGAACCGGTTATAAAGTATGGGCATACCATTATAGTAGAAGACCTGAAGCTGTCTTCAACTCCATCTAAAATCGAAAAACTTTTACTGGATAAAGGCATCCGTAACCTTATAATTGCGCCGCTGCAGTACGAAGGCAGAATAATCGGTTTATTGGAAGTAGCATCACACATCCCCGGCGAGTTAAATGCCTTATCCATGATACGTCTGAAAGATGTATTGCCACTTTTTGCCTTAGGCATGCACCGTGGGCTGGAAGAACTGCGCAACAGTATTCAGAACATCATCAAAGAAAAGTATACAGCCATACATCCTATAGTAGAGTGGCGGTTTACCCAGGCTGCCATCAACTTCCTGGAGAAGATGGAGCTCAACTCAACTGCAGAAATAGAGCCGATCGTGTTCAGGGACATCTACCCGCTTTATGGCGTATCGGATGTGCGAAGCTCAGCTACAGAGCGTAACAAGGCAATACAAGGCGATTTATTGGAACAACTGGTACTGGCCAAAGAGGTTATACTTGCTGCTAAAGATAACCTGCCGCTCACTATTCTGGATGAGCTGATCTTTAAAATTGATAAGTTCTCACAAAATATAGTTTCTGAGCTTGGATCAGATGACGAAGCCCAGGTGCTGGACTTTCTGAGGACGGAAGTAGAGAGCTTATTTAATTATTTCCTGAAGAACAACCCGGTGACTGAACCAGCTATTATAAGGTATAAAGAAGCCATTGCTAACCCGTATAATGTGGTGTATAACAAGCGCCGTGCCTACGAAGAAAGTCTTTACATGATCAACGAGACTATTTCAACATTTCTGGATCGGGAAGAAGAAAAGGCACAGACTATATTTCCACACTATTTTGAGAAGTATAAAACCGACGGGCTGGAGTATAATATCTACATTGGCGCCTCGTTGTTAAATGGTGGCAATTTTGAGCGTATTTACTTAAAGAATATGCGCCTGTGGCAGCTGATGCTTACCTGCGAAATTGCCCGTCGTATTCAGAATCTGCGTGCCGCTTTAAAGCTACCACTCGAGATCGCACAGCTTATACTTGTGCATAGCGACCCTATCTCTATCAGATTCAGGCTGGATGAGAGAAAGTTTGATGTTGAAGGAGCCAGCAACATCCGGTACGAGATCATTAAAAAACGATTGGATAAAGCTACAGTGCGTGATACGGATGAGCGATTGACACAACCTGGTAAAATAGCCATTGTTTATACCCAGCAAAAAGAGGCTGCTGAATATTTACGCTACATTGAGTTTCTGCAGTCGGAGGGATACATTGAAGAGGAAGTTGAAATGCTGGAAGTGGAAGAAATGCAGGGTGTGCAGGGGCTTCGTGCTATACGGGTAAAAGTAAGCTTTAAAGAGCAGCTCCGCCACGACATCGATTCCGGTGATGAGCTGTTAACTATAGCCCAAAGTGCAAGTCTTAATTAA